In one Hyphomicrobium sp. 99 genomic region, the following are encoded:
- a CDS encoding LysM peptidoglycan-binding domain-containing protein: MKNGEATVSAKKTAISSARVGAASALLGILALLPLPLDAAIDHEDARGAGTTFVVNRAFPRVVAVDNEDTLEAAEPFHALAQDSSKPPDRAPPPATAKDLNESLWPPKELGLTDRVQDWLARANREFQTTIIRRLSTPAAGGDAIAQKIEQVKQEDAEAAARVAKEAIDAAQAKIAAEAEAKHSQELSEAAAKAAEEEKVRAAERERVEAARIEAQRRQDELRLAAEKNAAEQRAAEEAAAKEAALTKERELAALREAEAAAKKAAEERQAEAERQALKKAEGAKVAEAAKRKAAEDAKRVADEEAAKAAAAREAEAKAIAAKEAAEKERLAQEAAKRDAEAKAASAPAKQAMVEDVDKDKTDVAAAPSATQQPSAKDHQPAVITDKKSSGGADDVARKPRQKHVHAHRPASNRVAVASNHVARGPVVKRWVRRARQGRCRSAGEKILLPGRYTVAHGDNLWLIALRHYRTGWYFRRIYLANRSVIRDPNLIHPCERLYLPRP; the protein is encoded by the coding sequence ATGAAAAACGGCGAAGCCACGGTTTCCGCGAAGAAAACCGCGATCTCCAGCGCTCGGGTGGGTGCCGCTTCCGCACTGCTCGGCATTCTGGCGCTTTTGCCGCTGCCGCTCGATGCCGCCATCGATCATGAGGATGCCCGTGGCGCTGGGACGACCTTTGTCGTCAACCGCGCGTTTCCTCGCGTTGTGGCCGTGGATAATGAAGATACGCTCGAGGCCGCCGAACCGTTTCACGCTTTGGCTCAGGATTCCTCGAAGCCGCCCGATAGAGCGCCTCCGCCGGCGACGGCCAAAGATCTCAATGAGAGCCTATGGCCGCCGAAGGAGCTTGGGCTGACGGATCGCGTGCAAGACTGGCTCGCGCGAGCTAATCGCGAATTTCAGACGACGATCATTCGGCGATTGTCGACGCCAGCTGCTGGCGGCGACGCGATTGCCCAGAAAATCGAGCAGGTGAAGCAGGAAGACGCTGAAGCCGCGGCTCGGGTCGCGAAGGAGGCGATCGACGCGGCGCAGGCCAAAATTGCGGCGGAGGCCGAGGCCAAGCATAGCCAAGAATTGTCCGAGGCCGCCGCGAAAGCCGCGGAAGAGGAGAAGGTGCGCGCCGCGGAACGAGAGCGTGTCGAAGCTGCGCGTATCGAGGCGCAACGGCGTCAGGACGAGCTTCGGCTCGCTGCGGAAAAGAACGCGGCGGAGCAGAGAGCTGCGGAGGAAGCCGCAGCGAAAGAAGCTGCTTTGACCAAGGAACGAGAACTCGCCGCGCTACGAGAGGCTGAAGCCGCTGCCAAGAAAGCAGCGGAGGAGAGGCAAGCAGAAGCTGAGCGGCAAGCGTTGAAGAAAGCCGAGGGAGCGAAAGTCGCGGAAGCGGCTAAGCGCAAGGCGGCAGAAGACGCAAAGCGTGTCGCGGATGAGGAAGCGGCTAAGGCGGCTGCCGCTCGCGAAGCCGAGGCAAAAGCGATTGCTGCGAAGGAAGCCGCGGAAAAAGAACGCCTCGCGCAAGAGGCGGCGAAGAGAGATGCGGAAGCCAAGGCAGCTTCTGCTCCGGCAAAGCAGGCGATGGTCGAGGATGTCGACAAAGATAAGACCGACGTTGCGGCTGCGCCGAGCGCGACCCAGCAGCCGTCAGCGAAAGATCACCAGCCGGCGGTGATCACCGATAAGAAATCTTCGGGCGGTGCGGACGACGTTGCTCGCAAGCCACGGCAGAAGCACGTGCACGCCCATCGCCCGGCCAGCAACCGCGTGGCTGTTGCCAGCAATCACGTGGCGCGGGGACCTGTGGTGAAGCGCTGGGTGCGGCGGGCTCGGCAGGGCCGCTGCCGGTCTGCCGGCGAAAAGATTTTGCTGCCCGGCCGCTATACGGTCGCGCATGGCGATAACTTGTGGTTGATCGCCCTTCGCCACTACCGCACGGGCTGGTACTTCCGGCGGATTTATCTTGCGAACCGGAGCGTTATCCGCGATCCGAACCTCATCCATCCGTGCGAGCGGCTCTACCTGCCGCGCCCGTAA
- a CDS encoding TIGR00730 family Rossman fold protein → MTKLPAGAPANDKKSTTPSKIEGVCVYCGSGKGLNPAYAIAARKLGKALADNGLRLIYGGGSLGLMGEVAHAALGAGGKVTGIIPEFLGSRELMLKDVDELIIVENMHMRKQLMFDRADAFVALPGGIGTLEELVEQLTWSQLGRHEKPIVIANINGFWDQFLTLLDHMKRETFIRDGLDVHFIVVDKAEDILPAILKSAKPEEPAAEEDVLERF, encoded by the coding sequence ATGACCAAATTGCCGGCCGGCGCACCGGCAAATGATAAGAAATCCACAACCCCCTCAAAAATCGAAGGCGTTTGCGTCTATTGCGGCTCCGGCAAGGGGCTGAACCCAGCCTATGCGATTGCGGCCAGAAAACTCGGCAAAGCGCTCGCCGACAATGGTCTCCGCTTGATTTACGGCGGTGGCAGCCTCGGCCTGATGGGCGAAGTCGCTCACGCCGCGCTTGGAGCGGGCGGCAAGGTGACGGGCATCATCCCGGAATTCCTCGGCAGCCGCGAGCTGATGCTGAAAGACGTCGACGAGCTGATCATCGTCGAGAACATGCACATGCGTAAGCAGCTGATGTTCGATCGCGCCGACGCGTTCGTTGCCCTCCCCGGCGGCATCGGCACGCTGGAGGAACTCGTCGAGCAATTGACGTGGTCTCAGCTCGGCCGCCACGAGAAGCCGATCGTCATCGCCAACATCAACGGCTTCTGGGACCAGTTCCTCACGCTTCTCGATCACATGAAGCGCGAGACCTTCATCCGCGATGGCCTCGATGTGCATTTCATCGTGGTCGACAAGGCCGAAGACATTCTGCCGGCAATCCTCAAATCCGCGAAGCCGGAGGAACCCGCGGCCGAAGAAGACGTGCTGGAGAGGTTTTGA
- a CDS encoding acyltransferase family protein, translating into MPTHAYRADIDGLRAVAILGVLAFHFGLGGVTGGYGGVDVFFVISGFLIAGIIRGELEAGTFSLAQFYARRIRRILPALVVCLLATTIAATVIFFPHDLVTYGRSLQSVATGTSNFYFAKKAGDYFGGVAAEMPLLHTWSLSIEEQFYAVFPLVIMLLFRFRRSFVTSVMAIAVVASLAYSVSAVSHAPAQAFFSSAGRVWELLCGTMLAFGLLPQVRNGIVREAEAFIGAAIICWCYFSYTASTPFPGLAAVPLCLGAVLIIHSGIGSERDTDLPKTIIARLLASSPGVALGKISYSVYLWHWPLLALARYRYPQTFAGELKPEVGLAFCVVSLALGTLSWRFIERPFRGLPVSERRWQAYAGGLIVLTILLGGTRLLIQAPHSVQTWPPEIVELGGVIERNRKPASFELPPSEQGWPVETHIIGSGRGAETGDALLWGDSHALAIIPGLQAYVEKAGKRVVVSAHPGCPPLIDVIFSGNRFENVCQGLNDRTLAAVLNSKIKRVLLVGRWAFFPDKMYFENGKATYRRGQRGSDAFAPALEATVKTLVEHGKEVVIMGPVPEFEFNVISVAERHLAWGMALPEEQTLQTFLDRERRLLPILARLDQADGVDVIYPHLRLCEAGRCRYLKDGVPLYSDDNHLTAAGARELSNMYAEFFRSNQGVTTASP; encoded by the coding sequence ATGCCGACGCACGCGTATCGCGCCGATATCGATGGTCTGCGAGCCGTCGCCATTCTAGGCGTCTTGGCCTTCCACTTTGGTCTGGGCGGAGTGACAGGCGGTTACGGCGGTGTCGACGTTTTCTTCGTGATCTCGGGCTTTCTGATTGCCGGAATTATCAGAGGCGAGCTCGAGGCCGGAACTTTTTCTTTGGCGCAGTTCTATGCTCGTCGGATCAGGAGAATTCTGCCGGCCCTGGTCGTGTGTCTTCTGGCGACGACGATTGCCGCGACGGTTATCTTTTTTCCTCATGACTTAGTTACCTACGGCAGAAGTTTGCAGTCCGTCGCGACCGGGACTTCCAACTTCTACTTTGCGAAAAAGGCGGGAGACTACTTCGGCGGCGTTGCGGCCGAAATGCCGTTGTTGCACACGTGGTCGCTCAGCATCGAGGAGCAGTTCTATGCGGTGTTTCCGCTGGTCATCATGCTGCTTTTTCGCTTCAGGCGCAGTTTTGTCACCTCGGTGATGGCGATCGCGGTGGTCGCGTCGTTGGCTTATAGCGTGAGCGCGGTTTCGCACGCGCCTGCGCAAGCGTTCTTCTCGAGTGCCGGTCGCGTCTGGGAATTGCTTTGCGGTACGATGTTGGCATTCGGCCTGCTTCCACAGGTCCGAAATGGGATCGTGCGAGAGGCGGAGGCGTTCATTGGCGCGGCGATTATCTGTTGGTGCTACTTCAGCTATACCGCATCGACACCGTTTCCGGGACTTGCGGCTGTGCCGCTATGTTTGGGCGCCGTTCTCATTATCCACTCGGGAATCGGTTCCGAGCGCGACACCGATTTACCGAAGACGATAATTGCGCGATTGTTGGCGTCTTCGCCAGGAGTTGCTCTGGGGAAGATCTCTTATTCGGTCTATCTCTGGCATTGGCCGCTCCTTGCGCTGGCCCGGTATCGGTATCCGCAAACCTTTGCTGGCGAACTGAAACCCGAAGTCGGCTTGGCATTTTGCGTCGTGAGTTTGGCCTTGGGCACACTTTCGTGGCGCTTCATCGAGCGTCCGTTCCGCGGACTTCCAGTCTCGGAGCGCCGTTGGCAAGCTTATGCCGGTGGATTGATCGTTCTGACGATCCTACTGGGTGGGACGCGGCTGCTCATCCAGGCACCCCACTCGGTGCAGACTTGGCCCCCCGAGATTGTCGAATTGGGCGGTGTGATCGAACGCAATCGCAAGCCCGCCTCTTTCGAACTTCCTCCGTCAGAGCAAGGCTGGCCTGTCGAAACGCATATAATCGGAAGCGGAAGAGGCGCGGAAACCGGAGACGCGCTGCTGTGGGGTGACAGTCACGCTCTGGCGATTATCCCGGGCCTTCAGGCCTATGTGGAGAAGGCAGGTAAGCGCGTTGTTGTGTCCGCTCATCCGGGATGCCCGCCCTTAATTGACGTCATTTTCTCGGGCAATCGTTTTGAGAACGTTTGCCAGGGCCTAAATGACCGCACGCTCGCTGCAGTGCTGAACAGCAAAATCAAGCGCGTCTTGCTTGTCGGGCGTTGGGCGTTCTTCCCCGATAAGATGTATTTTGAAAACGGGAAAGCCACCTACCGACGTGGACAACGAGGCTCCGATGCGTTCGCGCCGGCGCTGGAGGCGACAGTAAAAACGCTCGTGGAGCATGGTAAAGAAGTCGTGATCATGGGACCGGTTCCCGAGTTTGAGTTCAACGTCATTTCCGTCGCTGAGCGTCATCTTGCTTGGGGCATGGCTTTGCCGGAAGAACAGACCCTACAGACCTTTCTCGACCGCGAGCGGCGCCTGCTGCCCATACTCGCGCGGTTGGATCAAGCGGACGGGGTGGACGTGATCTATCCGCATTTGCGGCTGTGCGAAGCAGGCAGATGTCGCTATCTAAAGGACGGTGTACCTCTGTATTCCGATGACAACCATCTGACCGCGGCGGGAGCGAGAGAACTCAGCAATATGTATGCCGAGTTCTTCAGGTCCAACCAGGGTGTCACGACCGCGTCGCCATAG
- the meaB gene encoding methylmalonyl Co-A mutase-associated GTPase MeaB: MTKTTAAALPPVARIPAAEIAGYVERMRAGERRAISTVITELERLSGAAPGLLQALQPHLGHALVVGFTGPPGAGKSTLVNAVITHLRQHGRTVGVIAVDPSSPISGGAILGDRIRMTAALDDDGVFVRSLASRGYLGGLSPAAVRIIDALDGAGFDIVLLETVGTGQNEIDVAEVADIRVVIAAPGLGDDIQAMKSGLLEIADIIVVNKADRPGAEQTMQQLIGALSIRAMAADKVPVLKTSALSGDGVPELVSAFDEIGSRVAIDGAMKRRRRRARYLIARAAADIVAARIKSGGKEGLEPLADAVLSGTMTPDQAARRLLES, encoded by the coding sequence ATGACCAAAACGACCGCAGCCGCCCTTCCCCCAGTCGCCCGCATCCCAGCCGCTGAAATAGCGGGCTACGTTGAGCGCATGCGTGCCGGCGAGCGGCGGGCCATCTCGACCGTCATCACCGAGCTTGAGCGGCTGTCAGGCGCTGCACCCGGATTGTTGCAGGCGCTACAGCCCCACCTCGGCCATGCCCTCGTCGTTGGCTTCACGGGCCCGCCTGGCGCCGGAAAATCGACGCTCGTCAACGCCGTCATCACGCATCTGAGGCAGCACGGCCGCACCGTCGGCGTCATCGCCGTCGATCCCTCGAGCCCGATCTCCGGAGGCGCCATCCTTGGCGATCGCATTCGCATGACGGCAGCGCTCGACGACGACGGGGTCTTCGTGCGCTCCCTCGCCTCGCGCGGCTATCTCGGCGGCCTCTCTCCCGCCGCCGTCCGCATTATCGACGCGCTCGACGGCGCCGGTTTCGATATCGTGCTCCTCGAAACCGTCGGCACCGGCCAGAACGAAATCGACGTCGCCGAGGTCGCCGACATCCGGGTCGTCATTGCGGCACCCGGACTGGGCGACGACATCCAGGCCATGAAATCCGGCCTTCTCGAAATCGCCGACATCATCGTCGTCAACAAGGCTGACCGCCCTGGCGCCGAGCAGACGATGCAGCAGCTCATCGGCGCACTGTCGATCCGCGCGATGGCGGCGGATAAAGTTCCGGTATTGAAGACGAGCGCGTTGAGCGGCGACGGCGTTCCCGAACTCGTTAGCGCGTTCGATGAAATCGGCAGCCGCGTTGCCATCGATGGCGCGATGAAGAGACGGCGCCGCCGCGCACGCTATTTGATTGCGCGCGCTGCCGCCGACATCGTCGCCGCACGCATCAAATCCGGCGGCAAGGAAGGTCTCGAACCGCTCGCTGATGCAGTCCTTTCGGGCACGATGACGCCGGATCAGGCAGCTCGCCGACTGCTGGAATCGTAA
- a CDS encoding magnesium transporter CorA family protein translates to MLRSYRRENSYLVLGQEGIPTETAVPLDLPVWIDLYNPAPQDNRYVEQLLGISLPTREEMQEIEVSARLYQEDGAEFMTLTAASLLESDEPINTPMTFVLKGSTLVTVRYAEPKAFANFVVRAQRSNAVPVFNGEQIMMGLIEALLDRMADALESVGSGIDQVSRQVFRKGGKGKEKASPSGEDLQAVIERIGQDGDLLTKVRESLVSINRVLTYHTSVEQQDKKVTKEAKARTKVLYRDVVALTDQATFLSSKVNFLLDATLGLINLQQNQIIKIFSVAAVVFLPPTLVASIYGMNFADIPELRWGLGYPWALGMMVVSAILPYLYFKRRRWL, encoded by the coding sequence ATGCTGCGCAGCTATCGCCGCGAAAATTCGTACCTCGTATTGGGACAGGAAGGCATTCCGACCGAGACGGCGGTCCCGCTGGATCTCCCCGTCTGGATCGATCTCTACAATCCCGCTCCGCAGGACAACCGCTACGTCGAGCAACTCTTGGGAATTTCGCTGCCCACGCGTGAGGAGATGCAGGAGATCGAAGTTTCGGCCCGGCTCTATCAGGAAGACGGGGCCGAGTTCATGACGCTGACGGCGGCGTCTCTGCTCGAGAGCGACGAGCCGATCAACACGCCAATGACCTTCGTCCTCAAGGGCAGTACGCTCGTGACGGTTCGCTATGCCGAACCGAAGGCCTTCGCCAATTTCGTCGTTCGCGCGCAGCGTTCGAATGCCGTGCCGGTCTTCAACGGCGAGCAGATCATGATGGGCTTGATCGAAGCACTGCTCGATCGCATGGCGGACGCTCTTGAAAGCGTCGGAAGCGGCATCGATCAGGTCTCGAGGCAGGTCTTCCGCAAGGGCGGCAAGGGCAAAGAAAAGGCCTCCCCCTCCGGCGAGGACTTGCAGGCCGTGATCGAGAGAATTGGGCAGGACGGTGATCTGTTGACGAAGGTTCGCGAGAGTCTCGTCAGCATCAACCGCGTGCTGACCTATCACACGAGCGTCGAGCAGCAGGACAAGAAGGTCACGAAGGAAGCCAAAGCGCGCACGAAGGTTCTCTATCGTGACGTCGTCGCGTTGACCGATCAGGCGACGTTTCTGTCGAGCAAGGTCAACTTCCTCCTCGACGCGACGCTCGGGCTTATCAATCTGCAGCAGAACCAGATCATCAAGATTTTCTCGGTCGCCGCAGTCGTGTTTCTGCCGCCGACGCTCGTCGCTTCGATCTACGGTATGAACTTCGCGGACATTCCGGAGCTGAGGTGGGGGCTCGGTTATCCGTGGGCGCTTGGCATGATGGTCGTCTCGGCGATCCTGCCGTATCTCTATTTCAAGCGCCGCAGGTGGCTTTAA
- a CDS encoding APC family permease gives MSDLFRKKSVAYDDSDFGMKRVLSALDLTLLGVGAIIGTGIFVLTGIAAATQSGPAVVLSFVVAGFACGFAALSYAELASSVGGCGSAYGYSYAAFGELIAWIIAWDLILEYGVSVAAVANGWSGYFNNALTAIGLGLPEHLTKGPFAGGVVNLPAFGIVFVLMIMLIVGVKETARINAAMVAVKLSAIAIFLAVAIFNINPANWTPFAPFGWFDHAADGRPVGILAGASLVFFAYVGFDAVSTAVEEARDPQRDVPRGLVGSLIFCTIIYIVVSGVLTGIVNYTELNVSSPVAFALQKIGFNWASGLVAAGVIAGLTTVMLVLYYALTRIIVGVSRDGLLPPYFSVVNKRTHTPVRTTVIVGIIMAVMAGFIPLGVLAELVNIGTLAAFILVCAGVISLRYTHPDLHRPFKTPGGITLPVLGVLSCGALIAFLPFETHLRFVIWLAIGLVIYFVYSIRHSRLAVNVPAN, from the coding sequence GCCATCATCGGAACCGGCATTTTCGTGCTGACTGGCATTGCTGCGGCAACACAGTCAGGCCCGGCAGTCGTTCTCTCGTTCGTCGTCGCGGGGTTTGCCTGCGGCTTTGCGGCGCTCTCCTATGCCGAGTTGGCGTCGAGCGTCGGTGGATGTGGAAGCGCCTATGGCTACAGCTACGCGGCCTTCGGGGAACTCATCGCCTGGATCATCGCTTGGGACCTCATCCTCGAATATGGCGTTTCGGTCGCGGCCGTCGCCAATGGCTGGTCGGGCTACTTCAACAACGCGCTGACAGCAATCGGACTCGGACTGCCTGAACATCTGACAAAGGGGCCTTTTGCCGGGGGTGTCGTCAATCTTCCTGCCTTCGGCATCGTCTTCGTGTTGATGATCATGCTGATCGTCGGGGTGAAGGAGACGGCGCGCATCAATGCAGCGATGGTCGCGGTGAAGCTTTCCGCGATCGCCATTTTTCTTGCGGTCGCGATTTTCAATATCAATCCTGCGAACTGGACGCCGTTCGCACCTTTCGGCTGGTTCGATCATGCGGCGGACGGCAGGCCGGTCGGCATTCTTGCCGGCGCGTCACTCGTCTTCTTCGCCTACGTCGGCTTCGATGCTGTTTCGACGGCTGTTGAAGAGGCCCGCGACCCGCAACGCGACGTGCCACGCGGCCTTGTGGGCTCGCTCATCTTCTGCACGATCATCTACATCGTTGTTTCGGGCGTCCTGACGGGCATCGTCAATTACACGGAACTCAACGTGTCATCGCCCGTCGCGTTCGCCTTACAGAAAATCGGCTTCAATTGGGCTTCAGGGTTGGTCGCCGCCGGTGTCATCGCCGGTCTGACGACCGTGATGCTGGTGCTCTACTACGCGCTGACGCGCATCATCGTCGGCGTCTCGCGGGATGGTCTGCTGCCGCCCTACTTCTCGGTCGTCAACAAGCGGACTCATACGCCGGTGCGGACGACCGTGATCGTCGGCATCATCATGGCCGTGATGGCGGGCTTCATTCCGCTCGGTGTCCTTGCCGAACTCGTCAACATCGGAACGCTTGCCGCCTTCATTCTGGTCTGCGCGGGCGTGATCTCATTGAGATATACGCATCCGGATTTGCACCGGCCATTCAAAACGCCCGGCGGCATCACTCTGCCGGTCCTCGGCGTTCTGTCGTGTGGCGCTCTGATCGCCTTCCTGCCGTTCGAAACGCACTTGCGTTTCGTCATCTGGCTGGCGATTGGGCTCGTCATCTACTTCGTCTACTCGATCCGGCACAGCAGGCTCGCGGTTAACGTCCCGGCCAATTAG